Proteins encoded within one genomic window of Thermodesulfobacteriota bacterium:
- the oadA gene encoding sodium-extruding oxaloacetate decarboxylase subunit alpha, translating to MRTEDMLDACKTLDRIGYWSLEVWGGATFDTCLRFLREDPWERLRKLRKALPNTRLQMLLRGQNLVGYRHYADDVVEKFVEKAVENGMDVFRIFDALNDIRNVETAIRAVKKNKAHVEASICYTTSPVHTNEGFVDMAKKLEKLGADTICIKDMAGLLTPPAAVDLITKLKKKVRLPIHMHSHYSSGLASMTYLKSIEAGASIVDTAISSLASGTSQPPTESLVVALQGTPFDTGLDLSLLSEVAEYFKTIRKKYKRFETTYAGVNTKTLVVQVPGGMISNLAHQLKEQNALDRMEDVLDEIPRVRKEMGYPPLVTPSSQVVGTQATLNVLTGERYKVITSETKSYFKGLYGTPPGKVDPKARKKAIGDDKPITCRPADLLEPELDKVTREIGGKAKSVEDILTYALFPMVATEFFEQRAAGKLEPEPLEEPEAAHAGALPAILAPSEFIVTVHGESYRIKVAGAGHKVEGKRPFFLKIDNRLEEVMIESLAEIIPTTAGEITEEATTHSVRPKARSEGDVTTPVPGKVTSIKVAVGDEVSEGDTVLTVEAMKMENEVHAPLGGTVKSILVKVGDAVNPDETLLELEPA from the coding sequence ATGAGGACAGAGGACATGCTCGATGCGTGCAAGACACTCGACAGGATCGGCTACTGGAGCCTCGAGGTGTGGGGCGGGGCCACCTTCGACACCTGCCTCCGGTTCCTCCGGGAGGACCCCTGGGAGAGGCTCCGGAAGCTCAGGAAGGCGCTCCCCAATACCCGGCTCCAGATGCTCCTGAGGGGGCAGAACCTCGTCGGCTACCGCCACTACGCCGACGACGTGGTGGAAAAGTTCGTCGAGAAGGCCGTGGAGAACGGCATGGACGTCTTCCGTATATTCGACGCGCTTAACGACATAAGGAACGTCGAAACGGCCATACGGGCGGTAAAGAAGAACAAGGCCCACGTCGAGGCCTCCATATGCTACACGACGAGCCCGGTCCATACGAACGAGGGGTTCGTGGATATGGCCAAAAAACTAGAAAAACTCGGGGCGGACACCATCTGCATAAAGGACATGGCCGGGCTTCTCACCCCCCCGGCCGCCGTCGACCTCATCACCAAACTAAAGAAGAAGGTCCGGCTGCCTATACACATGCACTCGCACTACTCTTCGGGCCTTGCCTCGATGACGTACCTTAAGTCCATAGAGGCCGGGGCCTCCATAGTGGACACGGCCATATCGAGCCTCGCCTCGGGCACCTCCCAGCCCCCCACCGAAAGCCTCGTGGTGGCCCTGCAGGGTACGCCCTTCGATACAGGCCTGGACCTCTCTCTGCTCTCGGAGGTCGCGGAATATTTTAAGACCATAAGGAAGAAGTACAAGCGCTTCGAGACCACCTACGCGGGCGTAAACACCAAGACACTCGTGGTGCAGGTGCCGGGCGGGATGATATCCAACCTCGCCCACCAGCTTAAAGAACAGAACGCGCTGGACAGGATGGAAGACGTGCTCGACGAGATACCGAGGGTAAGGAAGGAGATGGGCTACCCGCCTCTGGTGACCCCGTCGAGCCAGGTCGTCGGCACGCAGGCCACGCTGAACGTCCTCACGGGCGAGCGCTACAAGGTGATAACGAGCGAGACGAAGAGCTACTTCAAGGGGCTCTACGGCACCCCGCCCGGCAAGGTGGACCCGAAGGCGAGGAAGAAGGCCATAGGGGACGATAAGCCCATAACGTGCCGGCCCGCAGACCTCCTCGAACCCGAGCTCGACAAGGTCACCCGGGAGATCGGCGGAAAGGCAAAGTCGGTCGAGGATATACTCACCTACGCGCTCTTCCCGATGGTGGCGACCGAATTCTTCGAGCAGAGGGCCGCGGGCAAGCTCGAGCCCGAGCCGCTGGAGGAGCCCGAGGCCGCGCACGCCGGGGCGCTTCCGGCCATCCTCGCCCCGAGCGAGTTCATAGTCACGGTCCACGGCGAGAGCTACAGGATAAAGGTCGCCGGCGCGGGACACAAGGTGGAAGGGAAGAGGCCGTTCTTCCTCAAAATCGACAACCGGCTGGAAGAGGTCATGATCGAGTCTCTAGCGGAGATAATCCCCACCACCGCCGGAGAGATAACGGAAGAGGCGACAACCCATTCGGTAAGGCCGAAGGCACGTAGTGAAGGGGACGTAACGACCCCGGTGCCCGGAAAGGTCACCTCCATAAAGGTGGCCGTGGGGGACGAGGTCTCCGAAGGCGACACGGTACTTACGGTCGAGGCGATGAAGATGGAAAACGAGGTGCACGCCCCGCTCGGCGGCACCGTTAAGAGTATCCTCGTTAAGGTAGGCGATGCGGTCAACCCGGACGAGACCCTTTTAGAGCTGGAACCGGCCTGA
- the accC gene encoding acetyl-CoA carboxylase biotin carboxylase subunit yields MFKKMLIANRGEIASRIIRACRELDIPTVAIYSEEDATSLYVKKADEAYMVGPGPIEGYLNRHRIVDLAVKVGVDAIHPGYGFLSENPKLPLLCERSSITFIGPSSKTIADMGDKIRAREMMQKAGVPVVPGTENAIEDPDEALEWADRIGYPVMVKASGGGGGRGLRIARDRSELLGAVETARKEAGAAFGLSDVFLEKYLEEPHHIEFQILADNMGNTIHLGERDCSIQRRHQKLIEIAPSLLLDEELRARMGETAIKAAKAVGYTNAGTIEFLVDKDRNFYFIEMNTRIQVEHPVTEEVTGIDLVKKQIEIAAGKPLGLAQEDVKILGYAMECRICAEDPKANFMPNSGRVTAYYSPGGIGVRIDGAIYKDYVVPDCYDSMIVKLIVTGGTWEETVKRMNRSLDEFVIRGLKTTIPFLSNIMNDEDFKNGRFDTGYIDRKPELMEYYEYGEPTDLVAAISAAIAAHHGF; encoded by the coding sequence ATGTTTAAGAAGATGCTCATAGCCAACAGGGGCGAGATAGCCTCACGGATAATCCGTGCCTGCCGGGAGCTCGACATCCCGACCGTGGCCATCTATTCCGAAGAGGACGCCACGAGCCTTTACGTTAAGAAGGCGGACGAGGCGTACATGGTGGGGCCGGGCCCGATCGAGGGCTATCTGAACCGCCACCGCATAGTGGACCTCGCGGTAAAGGTGGGCGTGGACGCCATACACCCCGGCTACGGCTTTCTCTCGGAAAACCCGAAGCTGCCTCTGCTGTGCGAGCGGAGTAGTATCACCTTCATAGGCCCGTCGAGTAAGACCATAGCCGACATGGGGGACAAGATAAGGGCCCGGGAGATGATGCAAAAGGCCGGCGTCCCGGTAGTGCCGGGGACGGAGAACGCTATCGAAGACCCGGACGAGGCCCTTGAGTGGGCCGACCGGATAGGCTACCCGGTGATGGTCAAGGCCTCGGGCGGAGGGGGAGGAAGGGGGCTCAGGATAGCCAGGGACCGGAGTGAGCTCCTCGGCGCCGTCGAGACCGCCAGGAAGGAGGCCGGGGCCGCCTTCGGACTCTCGGACGTCTTCCTGGAAAAATACCTGGAGGAGCCGCACCATATAGAGTTCCAGATACTCGCCGACAACATGGGCAACACCATCCACCTTGGCGAGAGGGACTGCAGCATCCAGCGGCGCCACCAGAAGCTGATCGAGATAGCCCCCTCGCTCCTGCTCGACGAAGAGCTCCGGGCCAGGATGGGCGAGACCGCAATAAAGGCGGCAAAGGCCGTCGGCTACACCAACGCCGGAACGATAGAGTTCCTGGTCGATAAGGACAGGAACTTCTACTTCATCGAGATGAACACCAGGATACAGGTCGAGCACCCGGTGACCGAGGAGGTAACGGGCATAGACCTCGTCAAGAAACAGATCGAGATAGCGGCCGGCAAGCCGCTCGGGCTCGCGCAGGAGGACGTAAAGATACTCGGCTACGCCATGGAGTGCCGCATATGCGCCGAGGACCCGAAGGCGAACTTCATGCCCAACTCCGGCAGGGTAACGGCCTACTACTCGCCCGGAGGTATAGGGGTCAGGATAGACGGCGCCATATACAAGGACTACGTCGTGCCCGACTGCTACGACTCCATGATAGTAAAGCTCATCGTCACGGGCGGCACGTGGGAAGAGACCGTCAAGAGGATGAACCGCTCGCTCGATGAGTTCGTAATACGGGGGCTTAAGACCACGATACCGTTCCTCAGTAACATAATGAACGACGAGGACTTCAAGAACGGCAGGTTCGACACGGGCTACATAGACAGGAAGCCCGAACTTATGGAATACTACGAATACGGAGAGCCAACGGACCTCGTGGCCGCCATATCGGCGGCCATAGCCGCCCACCACGGCTTTTGA
- a CDS encoding thioredoxin family protein encodes MKKLILIALLLFAGFKLYTHFYPAQAESAPALSSWDEYSWFNDAGGYERALAEHEKTGKSMLVYFYVDWCGYCKSFNENTLPTPEVAAYLKGLLKVRINPEHGHYEEELADAYRIPGYPGIYIVSKENGVKQIYSFSDPSKFVSDSRSAEGKGGIVEGLMDSLNL; translated from the coding sequence GTGAAGAAGCTGATACTGATAGCCCTGTTATTATTTGCCGGGTTTAAGCTCTATACCCACTTCTATCCGGCACAGGCCGAGTCTGCTCCGGCCCTCTCCTCCTGGGACGAATATTCGTGGTTCAACGACGCGGGGGGTTACGAGAGGGCGCTTGCCGAGCACGAGAAGACCGGGAAGTCCATGCTCGTTTACTTCTACGTGGACTGGTGCGGCTACTGCAAGAGTTTCAACGAGAACACGCTGCCCACCCCGGAGGTGGCCGCCTACTTGAAGGGGCTCCTGAAGGTGCGCATAAATCCGGAGCACGGTCATTACGAGGAGGAGCTCGCCGACGCCTACCGTATTCCGGGGTACCCGGGTATATATATCGTATCGAAGGAGAACGGGGTCAAGCAGATATACAGCTTTTCCGACCCCTCCAAGTTCGTCTCCGACTCCAGGAGTGCCGAGGGCAAGGGGGGGATCGTGGAAGGCCTTATGGACTCGTTAAATCTTTGA
- the thiD gene encoding bifunctional hydroxymethylpyrimidine kinase/phosphomethylpyrimidine kinase: protein MKTALTIAGSDPSGGAGIQRDLRTFRDFKVRGLSAVTALTAQNGKSVKAVEPVAPRILARQVDVLLEEFDVDAVKLGMLANPEVVAAVTRLIKRHGLKNVVLDPVFRASPGRGQSGRVGRPLLTPLRPGITALKKLLPLVRVVTPNLDEAAVLSGIKVTGVKSMEEAAERIHGLGPACVLVTGGHLKGSPIDVLYDGKGFTRCEAPRIKGADTHGTGCMLSAAVAAKLARGRGVKKAIKEAKRYVTLELRRRSKI, encoded by the coding sequence ATGAAGACCGCCCTTACCATAGCCGGCTCCGACCCTTCCGGGGGCGCGGGAATACAGCGCGACCTCCGGACCTTCCGCGACTTCAAGGTGCGGGGGCTCTCGGCCGTAACCGCCCTGACCGCCCAAAACGGAAAGAGCGTAAAGGCCGTTGAGCCGGTCGCCCCGCGCATCCTCGCGAGGCAGGTAGACGTGCTGCTCGAAGAGTTCGACGTGGACGCCGTAAAACTCGGGATGCTCGCGAACCCCGAAGTAGTGGCGGCGGTTACGCGGCTCATAAAGAGGCACGGACTGAAGAACGTCGTACTCGACCCGGTCTTCCGGGCCTCGCCCGGGCGGGGGCAAAGTGGCCGGGTCGGCCGGCCGCTCCTGACCCCGCTCCGTCCCGGCATAACCGCCCTGAAAAAACTCCTGCCCCTCGTAAGGGTGGTAACGCCCAACCTCGACGAGGCGGCCGTGCTTTCGGGCATAAAGGTAACGGGCGTTAAGTCGATGGAAGAGGCGGCCGAAAGGATCCACGGGCTCGGCCCGGCATGCGTACTCGTAACGGGCGGCCACCTGAAGGGCAGTCCTATCGACGTCCTCTACGACGGAAAGGGGTTTACCCGCTGCGAAGCCCCACGGATAAAGGGTGCCGACACCCACGGCACGGGCTGCATGCTGTCGGCGGCCGTTGCCGCGAAGCTCGCCAGGGGCCGAGGGGTAAAAAAGGCCATCAAGGAGGCGAAGAGGTACGTTACGCTGGAGCTCAGGAGGCGGTCAAAGATTTAA
- a CDS encoding DUF445 family protein has product MDYRYLLPPLVGAAIGWLTNYVAIKLLFRPHLPISILGFKLQGLIPKRRKDIARSMAQTIEKDLLSSKDIAATLNTIDWKDEVEKTVEEVVEHRFAARSIKKIPLVGLVSENLTYHIKYLLTREILRHIDKNKEGFAQKLGEGVDVQELLVTRIDDMDLKRFEDLLTAFISNELRHIEWIGGIMGFLIGLTQTAIFYFFR; this is encoded by the coding sequence ATGGACTATAGATACCTTCTACCCCCCCTGGTGGGCGCCGCCATAGGCTGGCTCACCAACTACGTGGCTATAAAGCTCCTCTTCCGGCCCCATCTGCCCATCTCCATCCTGGGTTTCAAGCTCCAGGGGCTCATCCCCAAGAGAAGGAAAGACATCGCCAGGAGCATGGCGCAGACCATCGAGAAGGATCTCCTCTCCTCCAAAGACATCGCCGCCACGCTCAACACGATCGACTGGAAGGACGAGGTGGAGAAGACGGTCGAGGAGGTGGTGGAGCACAGGTTCGCCGCCCGGAGTATAAAAAAAATCCCCCTCGTCGGGCTCGTATCGGAAAACCTCACCTACCACATAAAGTACCTCCTCACCCGCGAAATACTCCGCCACATAGACAAGAACAAGGAAGGCTTCGCCCAAAAGCTTGGCGAGGGGGTGGACGTCCAGGAACTCCTCGTAACGAGGATCGACGACATGGACCTGAAAAGGTTCGAGGACCTCTTGACCGCGTTTATCTCAAACGAGCTGCGCCACATAGAATGGATAGGCGGGATAATGGGCTTCCTGATCGGGCTCACGCAGACCGCGATATTCTATTTCTTCAGATAA